In Clupea harengus chromosome 12, Ch_v2.0.2, whole genome shotgun sequence, the sequence ACATATGCCAAATATGCCACATACAAAATCACATGAAAACAATCTTATGGACAAATCTCTGGTCAAGCAGAACTTTAACCAACAACAGCTTTTAACTTTTAATCTCACTTAAATGTGTTTACAATTATTTTGATCATCTTTATGGCTTTGTGAACATGCTTGTGACCATGCAAAGAATATTAGGATGCGCTACTCAGACTAGCTCAATTTGCATCTACAAAACAACCAGACTTCACCCTAACTGATTTAGGGAAATATCCTAAGGGAAATAAAATAAGTACAATACCTTTGGGAGAATGGCTTAAAACGAATTCAGTTCACCACATCACCGTTTACCCTATCTATGCTTTTAATTTAAAAGTAGCGGTTAGACGGTTCACAACACTGCAGTAAAACCTGTTCCTACATTTTCACAGGGTTTTCGAACCTGAAGTACAACGCTATATAGTGACTAGAGACTATGCGGTTTTGCCAAAACTAGTCTCAACCAGCTTATAGCCAACCATGACATGCCTTGCagacaccaaacacaacacacttggCACTGaagtaagctagctagcttgctacctGATGTATCTTGCTGATATATGTTTTGGCTGGAGCTCCAGAGCACAACACCCCACAGTGTATAGCCAGGGCAGCCAGTGGGAAAGGCAGACGCGTTCTCTCTAATTTAAGGGGGTCATAAACACCAGTTCCAGACAAAACCAAAAAGCTGTAGGGGTCATAATGTTGTTTGAACCAAATGACTTAAACCAGCCCCTCATATTGATATATGGAATTATTCAATCTTACGTCGAGTGCTTCTCCAGAGGATGGTAGAAAGTAGCAGTGGCTGAGACCAACGCAGTGATCACGGTGTGGGTTGTCTTTAGGCTTCACTGCACTGACTGGACAAGCTGCATGGAAGACTTGCGTCTGATGGGTACATAAATGAACCCTGGAAAACCCTTTGAGTTCTAAGTGCCGATGAAGGGCTTTGAGTATGGACTAACCCCAAGTATAACCTCTGACTCCATATGAGGCATGTCAACTAAATCAGTTGAGTGTCTCAAAAAATGAGTTTTATTGGATATTCTAAATCTACAGCTAATTATCTATATTAAGGGGTCAGTTGTTCAATTCTGGTGCCTCCAACCCAGATAAATTAGTGAGAATGTTAAAGGCACCATCTTAACAGAAAGTTACGTTTTCATTAGGGGGATTCCGCTCGATCCGTGCAATGGATATGCTACCAACATAAGGTGTAGCAAAGAACAACAAACGTGTAATGGGTGGCtgagacatgaaaaaaaaactggtaaGATTTATGAGAGCTGAAAATGATCTTTTTCTGATTGTACACCACGTTGATTTCCTGAGACGAGAACAAACTCTTTGGCCAATCAAGGAGCTCCATTTTTATCATGTGATATAAATTGTCCAATCCCTGGGAAGAATTTAGGTCCCTGACGAAAGTATGCATCATTTGTTTTCAAATATTCAAGACTGCCATCCCATTTCATGGATCTAGGTatgcatatatatttttgtgtgttatgTTAAAGCAAGATCAGGATGCATGTATAAGTATATACACTATTTAAATTTGCACTATTCACTTCTTTAGATCATGTATTTTGGCTTCTGAGTTGGAGGGAAGACTAATAAGCTAAGGACTAAAAGATAAGGACGAGGATACAGACTAGCAAGTGTGAGTACCAAATGAAAGGTCATGGAAAAGcatacatttataaaaaaaataatatttaaaaaaaaaaaaaaaaaaagatttaaaaaaaaaaaaaacttacaaaCAGCTAATGAGGCCTTCGAGCATGGGTTCCCTTGTTTACTGGTAACAAATCATTACCTCAGAAAAATACTCAGTTATTGTATGTTTTTAGTTTCTGTGTGTCGTGTCGTACTGTATGATGCAGTCTACATGACTAATGTCGTtatacactaaaaaaaaaaaacttttttaaacatttcacgAAAATAACGAAACAAAATGGTACTTAGTGGATTTAGCCACCATTTAAAGCTATGATAATCAGGCCTGACAGATGTCAAAGATGCCATTTAGATAAAACATGTGCCTTGGAGGAAAGGACACTTGATAAGTCTATCAACAGCAAAGACAGTTTTGAGGAAGCAGCTGATTTGCCTGGAAATCAGCCATGCTTCAGCCTGTCTCAATCAACACTGGCACTTGCCACAGTAGCTGTCAGGCCAATTGAACTTGATTGAGCACGACTGAGCACTCCCAGCATCAGAGCTGCTAACTTCAATGGACAAGAGGCCACGGCCAGACAATGAAGCAGACAGCCTTAAGCTATgctcgtttttttttccattgccaGCTTGATGTGTAAATGGCCTTAGGCTAACAGCAATTCAATAGTGAACACTAGCTATATGCCATTTCAGTGTCTGATAAGGACATCATGTCAACAATTGGTAATCAAAAAGCGTATTGACATTTGATGAACAAAGTGCCACACAAACAAGGCAAAGAGAAGCGTCACTGAAACCAAATGACTCCCAGTCTCTATGCAGAGCAGCTGCACTCCGAGAACTCCACAAGATACTaaagacaacaagaacaacTCAGCactcataataataacaacaacaacttcaCAACTTCCCCAATTTTTCTAAATAGACTCAACGATATCTAAAGGCAAGGAAATGATTGACATTTATTTGCTTTTCCAGGTCAGGCATGGCCATAGGAAAGCTATCCAATTATCACTACCCTCCACTGTGAGTTCACAGAATTATGATATTTCTTTTAGAAACAAATAGAGCACACCCTCCCTGTCACTTTCTTGGGCAAGATCTAAACTTGTTAACCTCTGTCTCGTAGCTGGGTATAATATCTTTAGACATGGCCAGAGTTTTCAAAATTCGTCTATATTTGTGCACAATGGCATTATAACATAGCCTATTCTAACTAGCCCTTCATTGACTGTGCACTAAAAATGCAGCTAAATTGCTAGAtttttgtgtgaggatgctATTAACTGGAGCGTGTGCAGGTGCATGTGTAGGTGTCCACATGGCattacctggtgtgtgtgaattgatGCCGGCACCGTGCTCATTATCTGAggatgatgacgatgacgacgatgatgacgacTGTGCGGTGATGTCGCTGTCAGACGTGCTGCTGTCCTGCAGCAGGTCTGGCTTGCGCCGCGCGGCCGCCTCCCTTTTCTGCCTGCGCATGCGCATGCGCTCCTTCTGCAGCCGGCTCCGGTGGCCCCGGACCCGGACGCGCCCGTTCGCCTGCCGCTCTTGGCACCGGTTCTTCTTAGCCGCCATGGTAGCGTTGGGGGTGTCGCTCTCTGAGTGCGAGCGGCGGGACTTCCTGCCTGTCGCCGCCGTGTCCCCGGCGACGACCGCGCCGGTGCCCAGAGCGCGCTTGCCTTCCTCCGCCGACGACTGCGTGTCCGAGTCGCCCAGGTGACCGGAGGAGGACGGGGACAGCAGGCAGGGGGAGGAGTCGCTCTCGTCGTGCGCGCGCGGCCTCGTGCTGCCGCCGGTGTTCTGGGGTCGGAGGTCCTTGAGCAGGCACGGCATCGACAGGAGTCCCGCCGAGCAGCTCTCCGAGAGAGTGTCCCCCGCCGCCGACGCCTCCTCGCCCAGCGGAGAGCTGGTGGTCTCGGACTTCACGGGCGTGTCCTCCGTGCTGCACTCAGGAAGTGTCTCCGTATCCTTCTCCTGATTGGCCATCCTCGACGGGGTGCGGGGTAGGGTCTCAGAGACAGGCTCTTGGTGGTGCGAGCTTGCCTGCCAAACAGATCATCAGATCTTATTAGTATGCCTCAAAGACAGAGCCCACGTATATTCGGCACTATTCACAGAGTGAtgttgtgtactaaacattaaaacaaatccCAGAGTCACAAGCTTATAGACAGGGGCTATATGCTACATTAAcgtctacaacacacacaacacacatacattcacaggcCTATTGGTTTTTATACTATACACACATCGAAATCCCCCCTCAAATGTGAACTTTAGAGACATGGGCCTTAGACCCACCATGCTTGCACCACTTGATCCATCATTACAGTTTAACCTGTCTTGTAACTAGGAAGATCTCCCTCCAACACTATAGCTGCATACATATAAAAAAGATAAAGTTGAGAGGTACAATTACAATCTGTTCCAGTAGGATACTGCATATGGTATCCAAGAAAAACTAGCATCTCTTCACTCTAGACACTGCACTAGATAATCAGTGTCTGAAAATACATGCTATTCTTGGACTTCTGTCTCCCCCCAGTGGCTAGCCTTGATCTAGTAGTTAACATTGGAGACTCCTGTCAAGCCTGTACTTGAGACAAAACAACCGCTGCTTCACCTCCAAAGCATCAAACGTGCTTAAGTACTTTCAGACTTCACAAAGGCAATGTCTAGCCTACATGGACACAAGTGAGCCCACTACAATTCACATTCACCTTGAAGAGCCCACTAAAGATCAGCAGTAACAACTTGTGTTTTGCACTAAACAAAAGTAGTTGATGTCTGAACTATGTCTCCATAGATGCAGAATAAAAACAGACAGGAGCACCTCTAACAAGGGTAAACCATGTGTAAagtaatgcaacactacagtactTCACTAGCCTACACAATGACAATGTATGTATTATGGACACATAAATGAGACACCTGTCAATGCAAAAACATCTACTATTTATACATTCAAATGCCAACACAGAACTATACGATACAGAACTAGAACACCTACAGTTTTTACCTTTGATGAAATAACCTATCCAAGTTCATCTTGTGCACAATTTAAGTGGTCTGATAGGTATGCATTTCACTGTTTTAGCCTATATTGTGTGGAAATGAAAATAAGCACTTGTACTTCAAAAAACCAGAGACTGTGCCAAAACAGTAAATTGAGGAAAGAAAGCAGGTAGGCATGTTGCCTGCATGTGGTTAGTCTATGACTTTACTTACACTGGCACAGAGGCCTAGAAGTGGAAAATCTAAATCCTGCCTTGTGGTGCAATGCAGAAAAGCAGAAAcaggacaaggagagagagagagagagagagaaacaaaaccaCAACACAG encodes:
- the c12h18orf25 gene encoding uncharacterized protein C18orf25 homolog isoform X3, giving the protein MANQEKDTETLPECSTEDTPVKSETTSSPLGEEASAAGDTLSESCSAGLLSMPCLLKDLRPQNTGGSTRPRAHDESDSSPCLLSPSSSGHLGDSDTQSSAEEGKRALGTGAVVAGDTAATGRKSRRSHSESDTPNATMAAKKNRCQERQANGRVRVRGHRSRLQKERMRMRRQKREAAARRKPDLLQDSSTSDSDITAQSSSSSSSSSSSDNEHGAGINSHTPGEAEAKPPKVSRPSSDSEVEIVGVQENPRFPRGGVIKSLSSWKTGAKPTWNTNPSQSGWAPPSEVVDLTLEEDRQRYLL
- the c12h18orf25 gene encoding uncharacterized protein C18orf25 homolog isoform X1 encodes the protein MANQEKDTETLPECSTEDTPVKSETTSSPLGEEASAAGDTLSESCSAGLLSMPCLLKDLRPQNTGGSTRPRAHDESDSSPCLLSPSSSGHLGDSDTQSSAEEGKRALGTGAVVAGDTAATGRKSRRSHSESDTPNATMAAKKNRCQERQANGRVRVRGHRSRLQKERMRMRRQKREAAARRKPDLLQDSSTSDSDITAQSSSSSSSSSSSDNEHGAGINSHTPARRRRRTEYSRAASHGRSLLAEGGATSSGLGGVLEEALTRFAVMQRQTEEHFRVWMDRLARLHSDSDQSESEQGGGRGRQSSFLPSSESQETLAAWRMAQLSASVNATFPTQNATCSGAPDSVDPNLLNV
- the c12h18orf25 gene encoding uncharacterized protein C18orf25 homolog isoform X2, encoding MANQEKDTETLPECSTEDTPVKSETTSSPLGEEASAAGDTLSESCSAGLLSMPCLLKDLRPQNTGGSTRPRAHDESDSSPCLLSPSSSGHLGDSDTQSSAEEGKRALGTGAVVAGDTAATGRKSRRSHSESDTPNATMAAKKNRCQERQANGRVRVRGHRSRLQKERMRMRRQKREAAARRKPDLLQDSSTSDSDITAQSSSSSSSSSSSDNEHGAGINSHTPVGPEVLGHYDVSDTHSEKELPSAPPHSLPPSGEAEAKPPKVSRPSSDSEVEIVGVQENPRFPRGGVIKSLSSWKTGAKPTWNTNPSQSGWAPPSEVVDLTLEEDRQRYLL